One window from the genome of Paenibacillus azoreducens encodes:
- a CDS encoding MFS transporter, which yields MNGRAKGVLAFTAILLGYFMALLDTTIVNIALPEMTRHFGGTVSEISWIMNGYNLAFAALILTASRLADQFGRKKVFILGVILFTVSSLFAGLSTSLGMLILFRTIQGLAGAIIVPVTIPLTTTTFPKEKHGMIIGLWGAIAGLAAASGPSLGGIITEKLNWQWIFYVNVPLGVLSIVLTLLFIKESRDESAGKSVDYAGMLSITAGMLLISYSFIKANDYGWNSGEFYALIGAGVLCAALFFLVQRRAKEPMLPLALLKIKEFNGTSLTLFIVGAALSNLALLTSFFLTRVMGMTELKAGLVLSTVAAGSIVSSAVSGGLSNKYGSRWFGAIGALMICGSLYSMSALEADSPIADVIFRLFIAGIGVGLTMAPVMSAGVRHVPEEKVGIASGVINMAKSIGSVLGVAIIVTLLQQNLSEEMQTAQTRVIEQVKGDTVLMPFVKEVLVGVVNEQGGQMKKGSGSGVQREALTGKIRKGLETAAAKLDPGQQKAFAAAREGQMEEVKALLSGAGAELKEASVKGFGQTFIYASFMSVPGIIFAWMSDKRRARKSSNKSADYEATELT from the coding sequence ATGAACGGACGCGCAAAAGGAGTGCTGGCCTTTACGGCCATTTTGCTGGGATATTTTATGGCACTGTTGGATACGACCATCGTGAATATCGCCCTGCCGGAGATGACGCGGCATTTTGGCGGGACAGTTTCGGAAATTTCATGGATTATGAACGGATACAATCTGGCATTTGCCGCGTTGATCCTGACGGCATCACGGCTTGCGGACCAGTTTGGCCGCAAGAAAGTTTTTATATTGGGCGTTATATTGTTTACGGTATCTTCCTTGTTTGCCGGATTGTCCACATCGCTGGGCATGCTGATCTTATTCAGAACGATTCAAGGGCTGGCAGGCGCGATTATTGTACCGGTCACCATTCCGCTCACCACAACGACCTTTCCCAAAGAGAAGCATGGCATGATCATTGGCTTATGGGGAGCGATTGCCGGTCTTGCCGCAGCCAGCGGACCTTCGCTTGGCGGAATTATTACGGAGAAACTGAATTGGCAGTGGATTTTTTATGTGAACGTTCCGCTCGGAGTGCTCAGCATTGTGCTGACCCTGCTGTTCATTAAAGAATCCCGGGATGAGTCCGCAGGCAAATCGGTGGATTACGCCGGCATGTTATCGATTACCGCCGGTATGCTTTTGATTAGCTATTCATTTATTAAGGCAAATGATTACGGCTGGAATTCCGGTGAATTTTACGCGCTGATCGGCGCAGGGGTGTTATGTGCCGCATTATTCTTTCTTGTACAGCGGCGCGCGAAAGAACCCATGCTTCCTTTAGCGCTGTTGAAAATCAAGGAATTTAACGGGACTTCACTGACGTTATTTATCGTCGGAGCGGCATTATCCAATCTGGCCTTGCTGACATCCTTTTTCCTGACCCGGGTAATGGGGATGACGGAGCTCAAGGCAGGGTTGGTCTTGTCCACTGTGGCTGCTGGATCTATCGTCAGTTCAGCGGTTTCAGGGGGATTATCCAATAAATACGGCAGCCGCTGGTTTGGAGCGATTGGAGCTTTGATGATCTGCGGATCTCTTTATTCCATGAGCGCTCTGGAGGCGGATTCCCCGATTGCCGATGTGATTTTCCGCTTATTCATAGCCGGCATCGGCGTTGGTTTGACGATGGCTCCTGTGATGTCCGCCGGCGTGCGCCATGTGCCGGAAGAGAAAGTCGGCATTGCGTCGGGTGTCATCAATATGGCTAAATCCATCGGCAGCGTGTTGGGTGTGGCCATTATTGTCACCTTGCTGCAGCAGAATCTAAGTGAAGAGATGCAAACCGCCCAGACTCGCGTCATTGAGCAGGTGAAGGGCGATACGGTGCTGATGCCTTTTGTCAAAGAGGTTCTTGTTGGCGTGGTTAATGAACAAGGGGGCCAAATGAAGAAAGGATCGGGAAGCGGAGTTCAACGGGAAGCGCTGACCGGAAAGATCAGAAAAGGTTTGGAGACGGCTGCAGCCAAACTTGATCCTGGGCAGCAAAAGGCATTTGCCGCTGCGCGCGAGGGTCAGATGGAGGAAGTGAAGGCGCTGCTTTCAGGCGCAGGAGCGGAGCTGAAGGAAGCTTCCGTCAAAGGGTTCGGCCAAACGTTCATCTACGCCAGCTTCATGTCTGTGCCGGGGATTATTTTTGCATGGATGAGCGATAAGCGCAGGGCGAGAAAAAGTTCGAACAAATCTGCGGATTACGAGGCAACGGAATTAACATAG
- a CDS encoding TetR/AcrR family transcriptional regulator produces MTETENETKIRIPRQERSIKTKEAILQAAMELFSEKGYHGTNTKEIAAAAGVSTGSFYSYYKDKRAVFLDSLTIYFKTLLGRIETYLAEINFSTMDKHEFILEVIDSLIFSHQVFTEFHKELQVMYHSDPEVQALMDEQFDLGRRRTLEYLLMNPEELKVDHVEAASIIVFEALNSVVDMLVFAPQNADADQLKNELAKMIVNYLYK; encoded by the coding sequence GTGACCGAGACTGAGAACGAGACCAAAATCCGAATACCCCGGCAGGAGCGGAGCATCAAAACCAAGGAAGCCATTTTGCAAGCTGCCATGGAGCTTTTTTCCGAAAAAGGTTACCATGGAACCAATACCAAAGAAATTGCTGCCGCGGCAGGCGTATCCACCGGAAGCTTTTATTCGTATTACAAGGATAAACGCGCCGTATTCCTGGATTCGCTCACCATCTACTTCAAAACGCTCCTTGGACGGATCGAAACATATCTTGCCGAAATCAATTTCAGCACCATGGACAAACATGAATTTATTCTGGAGGTCATCGACAGCCTGATTTTCTCCCATCAAGTCTTTACCGAGTTCCACAAAGAGCTGCAGGTGATGTATCATTCCGATCCGGAAGTTCAGGCGCTTATGGACGAGCAGTTTGATCTGGGGCGCCGCAGAACGCTGGAATACCTCCTGATGAACCCCGAGGAATTAAAGGTGGATCATGTCGAGGCAGCTTCCATCATCGTATTTGAAGCCTTAAACAGTGTTGTTGATATGCTCGTTTTCGCGCCGCAAAATGCCGATGCGGATCAGCTAAAAAACGAACTTGCGAAAATGATCGTAAACTATTTGTATAAGTAA
- a CDS encoding polysaccharide lyase family 8 super-sandwich domain-containing protein: protein MLAVSLLFLMVPSEYLGGSSQKVQAEAANLVNNGGFEQTTATPDASWNGITSPAPANWGLWIPTGSGKAPNQTAKVYLDTATYHDGQQSMAFDAFQTSRVSINQSVTKIAAGKSYKLKMWVKTENVIGTGAYFRTQFYNTSKVGDGPVSAKLLGTNDWTLQQVYMTVPSGVTKLVIEPFLETGTGKVWFDDISLEEYNGITALALDQKAVTMAIGDSKRLGLSITPADAADKSVVWSSSDPNVVTVDADGNLSGVGIGTAAVTVTTPDGIVKAECLVNVESAETAAAYRDLRLKWQQKLTGGPWDGAKAADPDIHAAVDQLDQSVANDEGSGFWDLLNKADNRTYLWSDLKSATDSSQISSAYGRLRTMAVAYSTQDSRFYQNAELRDAIIGGLDWLYVNRYNENKSAYGNWWDWEIGTPQILNDVVILMYDQLTQQQKGNYMKAVDAFCPDPKTGTVLGVKGVKMTGANLLDKALVVTMRGVIGNNSAKITQGRDSIGPEFIYATHGDGVYKDGSLVQHANIAYTAGYGAVWLSRAADMTYLLNGSPWPVTDPNVNNVYNWVKDTFEPVIYKGLYMDMVNGRGISREGSGSARGTIVTLLRLAEGAPADVAASIKSMAKEWISKDTTYENYYKGLSIYELTLVKQLMNDANIQPRGELIKSHVFAGMDRVVHLRDGYGFGLSLFSNRISAFEKGNNENLKGWYTGIGMTYLYDNDLMQYRDGYWPTVNSFRLPGTTTDGSGEGAVPGEWKAYMNAKSWVGGATIDNLYSAAGMDFSLSQVTGSNLHGKKSWFMFDNEIVALGAGISSNTSGPKPVETIIDNRKLNPAGDNALTVNGIKQPGDLGWSDTMSGVKWAHLAGNVPGSDMGYYFPDAPTLYGLRESRTGSWSEINSGQSKTPITRNYASLAFEHGNQPDNASYAYILLPGKDAKATQAYSENPKIKILSNTDQLQAIEHKALDIIAANFWTPGKAGFISAQNPASVILKEVNGEISLAVSDPTQQQSKITIELHKQGLTIVDQDEAIKVSETKNSTIIEVNVGGSIGKTHVVKFSKGPVKH, encoded by the coding sequence GTTCCATCGGAATATTTGGGAGGATCAAGTCAAAAGGTTCAGGCTGAGGCGGCAAACCTGGTGAACAATGGCGGCTTCGAACAGACGACGGCCACTCCGGATGCGAGCTGGAACGGGATTACAAGCCCGGCTCCGGCAAATTGGGGATTATGGATTCCTACCGGGAGCGGGAAGGCGCCGAATCAAACTGCAAAAGTATACCTGGATACGGCTACGTATCATGACGGACAGCAGTCGATGGCTTTTGATGCGTTTCAAACAAGCAGGGTGTCCATCAACCAGAGTGTCACCAAGATCGCGGCAGGCAAGTCCTATAAGTTGAAGATGTGGGTCAAAACGGAGAACGTGATCGGCACGGGAGCTTATTTTCGCACGCAATTTTACAATACAAGCAAAGTGGGGGACGGACCGGTTTCGGCTAAATTGCTTGGCACAAACGATTGGACGTTGCAGCAGGTTTATATGACCGTTCCGAGCGGCGTGACCAAACTTGTGATAGAACCGTTTCTGGAAACGGGGACGGGAAAGGTATGGTTCGATGATATAAGCCTGGAAGAGTATAACGGGATTACGGCGCTTGCGCTGGATCAAAAAGCCGTAACCATGGCGATCGGAGATTCCAAAAGATTAGGGCTGTCGATCACGCCGGCTGATGCCGCCGATAAAAGTGTAGTATGGAGTTCCAGCGATCCGAATGTGGTCACTGTGGATGCTGATGGGAATTTGTCCGGAGTTGGCATAGGGACGGCAGCGGTCACGGTAACGACGCCTGATGGCATCGTCAAAGCAGAATGCCTGGTCAACGTCGAATCGGCGGAAACGGCTGCGGCTTATCGCGATCTTCGGTTAAAATGGCAGCAAAAATTAACTGGGGGACCTTGGGATGGAGCCAAAGCAGCGGACCCGGACATTCATGCAGCTGTCGATCAGTTGGATCAAAGCGTGGCTAATGATGAGGGCAGCGGTTTTTGGGATTTGCTGAATAAGGCGGACAACAGGACTTACTTATGGAGCGATCTGAAAAGCGCGACGGATTCTTCCCAAATTTCAAGCGCATACGGCAGATTAAGAACGATGGCTGTTGCTTATTCCACGCAAGACTCCCGTTTCTATCAAAACGCGGAGCTGCGCGATGCGATTATCGGCGGGTTGGATTGGCTGTACGTCAACCGGTACAATGAAAATAAAAGCGCCTACGGAAATTGGTGGGATTGGGAAATCGGCACGCCGCAAATCCTGAACGATGTCGTTATTCTTATGTATGATCAGCTGACGCAGCAGCAAAAAGGCAATTACATGAAGGCTGTCGATGCATTTTGCCCGGATCCGAAAACGGGGACCGTGCTTGGCGTGAAAGGCGTCAAGATGACAGGCGCCAATTTATTGGATAAAGCGCTGGTCGTGACCATGCGCGGAGTCATCGGGAACAATAGCGCCAAAATCACGCAAGGGCGGGATTCCATCGGCCCGGAATTCATTTATGCAACGCATGGAGACGGAGTATACAAAGATGGCTCGCTTGTTCAGCATGCGAATATCGCCTACACGGCAGGGTACGGCGCCGTATGGCTCAGCCGGGCGGCCGATATGACGTATTTGCTGAACGGTTCGCCGTGGCCGGTAACGGATCCGAATGTGAACAATGTGTACAACTGGGTAAAAGATACGTTTGAGCCCGTGATTTACAAAGGGCTGTATATGGACATGGTGAATGGCAGAGGGATCTCAAGGGAAGGTTCCGGCAGCGCCAGAGGTACGATCGTCACTTTGCTCCGTCTGGCCGAAGGAGCGCCCGCGGATGTGGCGGCATCGATTAAAAGCATGGCCAAGGAATGGATCAGCAAAGACACGACCTATGAAAACTACTATAAAGGCTTGTCGATCTACGAGTTGACGCTCGTGAAACAATTAATGAATGATGCTAACATCCAGCCCCGCGGCGAATTGATCAAAAGCCATGTGTTTGCCGGCATGGACCGGGTTGTTCATCTGCGTGACGGATACGGTTTTGGATTAAGTCTGTTCTCGAACCGCATTTCCGCTTTTGAAAAAGGAAACAATGAAAATTTAAAAGGCTGGTATACAGGGATTGGCATGACCTATCTGTATGATAACGACCTTATGCAATACCGGGACGGGTACTGGCCGACAGTGAATTCGTTCCGCCTACCAGGCACAACGACGGACGGTTCGGGAGAAGGGGCTGTGCCTGGGGAATGGAAAGCTTATATGAATGCGAAATCATGGGTCGGAGGAGCGACGATCGATAACCTGTACAGCGCGGCAGGCATGGATTTCTCCCTTTCCCAGGTAACAGGAAGCAATCTGCACGGGAAGAAATCATGGTTTATGTTTGATAACGAAATCGTCGCGCTGGGAGCCGGCATTTCAAGCAATACATCCGGTCCTAAACCGGTCGAAACCATTATTGATAACCGCAAGCTGAATCCGGCGGGCGATAACGCGCTCACGGTTAACGGCATCAAGCAGCCGGGCGATCTGGGATGGTCGGACACGATGAGCGGCGTCAAATGGGCCCATCTTGCAGGCAACGTGCCTGGTTCCGACATGGGCTACTACTTCCCGGATGCCCCTACGCTGTATGGACTTCGCGAATCCAGAACAGGTTCGTGGAGCGAGATCAACAGCGGCCAGTCCAAGACGCCGATCACGCGCAATTATGCAAGCCTTGCATTTGAACATGGCAATCAGCCGGATAACGCATCTTACGCGTATATCTTACTACCTGGCAAAGACGCCAAGGCTACACAGGCTTACAGTGAAAATCCTAAAATAAAGATTCTCAGCAATACGGATCAATTGCAAGCCATTGAGCACAAGGCTTTGGATATCATTGCGGCGAATTTCTGGACCCCGGGAAAAGCGGGATTCATTTCTGCCCAAAATCCTGCTTCAGTAATACTGAAAGAGGTGAACGGGGAAATATCGCTGGCGGTATCGGACCCGACGCAGCAGCAAAGCAAAATTACCATTGAGCTTCATAAACAGGGATTGACTATAGTGGATCAAGATGAAGCGATTAAAGTATCGGAAACAAAAAATTCTACGATCATTGAAGTGAATGTCGGAGGTTCTATTGGCAAAACGCATGTAGTCAAATTTTCAAAGGGCCCGGTTAAACATTAA